A region from the Halomarina litorea genome encodes:
- a CDS encoding rubrerythrin-like domain-containing protein — protein MAEQEVCDEPDGPFTYVCNDCGKRIEADNSPGKCPECGGELENISKPSNE, from the coding sequence ATGGCCGAGCAAGAGGTCTGCGACGAACCCGACGGTCCGTTCACCTACGTCTGCAACGACTGTGGGAAGCGAATCGAGGCGGACAACTCTCCCGGGAAGTGCCCGGAGTGCGGTGGGGAGTTGGAGAACATCAGCAAGCCGAGCAACGAATAG
- a CDS encoding DUF7553 family protein gives MNKHFEDAQYYLRRAGSTVRKGVREELDPIQRRVQGMVGGEDPEPSRVDQFRSDLKEIQGRAEGEAREAIGVARGRLGEYRPRRAAK, from the coding sequence ATGAACAAGCACTTCGAAGACGCTCAGTACTACCTCCGACGCGCCGGTTCGACCGTCCGGAAGGGCGTGCGCGAGGAACTCGACCCCATCCAGCGCCGCGTGCAGGGGATGGTCGGCGGCGAGGACCCCGAACCCTCTCGCGTCGACCAGTTTCGGTCGGACCTGAAGGAGATACAGGGGCGGGCCGAGGGTGAGGCGCGCGAGGCAATCGGTGTCGCCAGGGGCCGGTTGGGCGAGTATCGCCCGCGCCGTGCGGCGAAATAG
- a CDS encoding DUF7344 domain-containing protein, which produces MGYRPTLTTDVLFEILSDEHRRATIRVLLDADPSRCPLEAREVARRVTSIIEGVPVSDVAAGDIAPSLTVLLHVHFPKLARHGVIEYEESDRLVGVGPNCEQFRAPLESVGE; this is translated from the coding sequence ATGGGCTACCGTCCGACGCTGACGACGGACGTACTATTCGAGATTCTCTCGGATGAACACCGTCGCGCGACCATCCGTGTGTTGCTGGACGCGGATCCCTCTCGATGCCCGCTCGAGGCCAGAGAAGTGGCACGTCGCGTCACGAGCATCATCGAGGGCGTCCCGGTGAGCGACGTGGCCGCCGGCGACATCGCGCCCAGTCTGACCGTCCTCCTGCACGTCCACTTCCCCAAACTCGCCCGACACGGCGTCATCGAGTACGAAGAGAGCGACCGACTGGTCGGTGTGGGCCCGAACTGCGAGCAGTTCCGGGCGCCCCTCGAGTCCGTCGGCGAGTGA
- a CDS encoding PH domain-containing protein: MPARVAGITLLDGEDIQHDLRPRWSKWFWSLIIGLCTLPVGIGIVPLFFVYRARKKTRYLITTDRVIVKKGGWTGTSTEEFQIDQIKRVKSSRGLGERLLGGGTLILDMGADELRLDALPNFSTVKTSIQNAQRA; encoded by the coding sequence ATGCCAGCCAGAGTCGCAGGTATCACCCTGCTTGACGGCGAGGACATCCAGCATGATCTCCGGCCGCGATGGAGCAAGTGGTTCTGGTCGCTCATCATCGGGCTTTGCACGCTCCCGGTCGGCATCGGAATCGTCCCGTTGTTCTTCGTCTATCGCGCCCGGAAGAAGACGCGGTATCTCATCACGACCGACCGCGTCATCGTCAAGAAAGGTGGGTGGACGGGCACCAGTACCGAGGAGTTCCAGATCGACCAGATCAAACGCGTGAAGTCGAGCCGTGGGCTCGGCGAACGTCTCCTCGGCGGCGGGACGCTTATCTTGGACATGGGGGCCGACGAGCTGCGCCTCGACGCGCTGCCGAACTTCTCGACGGTGAAGACGTCGATCCAGAACGCGCAGCGAGCCTGA
- a CDS encoding tyrosine-type recombinase/integrase: MTARQKLIRLKERIRDSEDLSDDDREALLDFSRQMDLLQTVYSDHRHEKLLRHCTIMAENVGGLADAREDRDAAERLVEWINDSYSNEETNSDYRGALRKFGQRSLRLDEIPDSLAWIPTGTSRSYDPSPNIEEMLTWDDVQAMISAAQNTRDKALFALALEAGPRGYSELYPMTVGSLTDTSIGMQLTVDGKTGERHLTLIYSVPHLRRWLSDHPDRSNSDAPLWSKLSGGGLPSNPSFLNQFKNAAERAGVEKPVTPTNFRKSNTLFLRRLGADQSLIEDRQGRSRGSKHVARYIAAFDESNERAAYAGLLGHDVVEDDAPNPEDLTPVICPRCDKQTPREKDFCMWCDQALDPLAAKEFEETEQTVKRLTLRRVRDDPTVLDDVEERNTIINAIADDDDLLARAQALVDEDRQ; encoded by the coding sequence ATGACTGCTCGCCAGAAGCTCATCCGTCTGAAAGAGCGCATCCGCGATTCCGAGGACCTCAGCGACGACGACCGCGAGGCGCTCCTGGACTTCTCGCGCCAGATGGACCTCCTCCAGACCGTCTACTCGGACCACCGCCACGAGAAGCTCCTTCGCCACTGTACGATCATGGCCGAGAACGTCGGCGGACTCGCTGACGCACGCGAAGACCGTGACGCTGCAGAGCGACTCGTCGAGTGGATCAACGACTCCTACTCCAACGAGGAGACGAACAGCGACTACCGAGGCGCCCTCCGAAAGTTCGGACAGCGCTCGCTCCGCCTTGACGAGATTCCCGACTCGCTCGCCTGGATTCCCACGGGGACCAGTCGCAGCTACGACCCCTCGCCGAACATCGAGGAGATGCTGACGTGGGACGACGTCCAGGCGATGATCAGCGCCGCCCAGAACACTCGCGACAAGGCACTGTTCGCCCTCGCCCTCGAGGCCGGGCCGCGCGGCTACTCCGAACTCTATCCGATGACCGTCGGCAGTCTCACCGACACCAGCATCGGGATGCAGCTCACCGTCGACGGGAAGACCGGCGAGCGTCACCTGACGCTCATCTACTCGGTCCCGCATCTCCGGCGATGGCTGTCCGATCACCCCGACCGAAGCAACAGCGACGCGCCACTGTGGTCGAAGCTCTCCGGAGGTGGACTTCCGAGCAACCCCTCGTTCCTGAATCAGTTCAAGAACGCCGCTGAACGGGCTGGTGTCGAGAAGCCGGTCACGCCGACGAACTTCAGAAAGTCGAACACGCTGTTCCTTCGTCGACTCGGTGCCGATCAGTCGCTCATCGAGGACCGACAGGGCCGCTCCCGTGGCAGTAAGCACGTCGCGCGCTACATCGCTGCCTTCGACGAGTCCAACGAGCGCGCCGCGTACGCCGGCCTCCTCGGCCACGATGTCGTCGAGGATGACGCCCCGAACCCAGAGGACCTCACGCCGGTCATCTGTCCTCGGTGTGACAAGCAGACGCCCCGCGAGAAAGACTTCTGCATGTGGTGCGACCAGGCGCTCGACCCGCTCGCAGCCAAGGAGTTCGAGGAGACCGAACAGACGGTCAAGCGCCTCACACTCCGCCGTGTCCGCGACGACCCGACCGTCCTCGACGACGTCGAGGAGCGCAACACAATCATCAACGCCATCGCCGACGACGACGACCTGCTCGCCCGCGCGCAGGCGCTCGTCGACGAGGATCGTCAGTAG
- a CDS encoding DNA polymerase sliding clamp, which translates to MFSAITTTKRLASFVDYLSALVDEARIQLTPEGLVATAVDSANVAMVDVRLDASTFESYEADGGRIALNLGRLDDMLSVADNDSLVHLDLNEDTRTLDVRAGRLDYRFALIDPDAVRQEPDFPDIDGTELVADSDDLTMIVKAAKSVNEADRVRLGYRLDEEEFIAIAEGDTDRMHYEIPRDDLVAVSTAADVRSLFSLDYLADVVSPIPSETDVRLTVGDEYPVKLKFHDEDGAHDVQYLVSPRVSS; encoded by the coding sequence ATGTTCTCCGCCATCACCACCACGAAGCGTCTCGCATCGTTCGTCGACTACCTCAGCGCACTCGTCGACGAAGCCCGCATCCAGCTCACCCCTGAGGGACTCGTCGCGACGGCCGTCGATTCCGCGAACGTCGCGATGGTCGATGTCCGCCTCGACGCCAGCACCTTCGAGTCCTACGAGGCCGACGGTGGCCGAATCGCCCTCAACCTCGGCCGGCTCGACGACATGCTCTCGGTCGCCGACAACGACTCGCTCGTCCACCTCGACCTGAACGAGGACACGCGGACGCTCGACGTCCGCGCGGGACGACTCGATTACCGCTTCGCACTGATCGATCCTGATGCTGTCCGCCAGGAACCCGACTTCCCGGACATCGACGGCACGGAACTCGTCGCAGACTCCGATGACCTCACGATGATCGTGAAGGCGGCGAAGTCCGTCAACGAGGCCGACCGCGTCCGACTCGGCTACCGGCTCGACGAGGAGGAGTTCATCGCGATCGCCGAGGGCGACACCGACCGGATGCACTACGAGATCCCCCGCGACGACCTCGTCGCGGTCTCGACAGCGGCTGACGTCCGGTCGCTATTCAGCCTCGACTACCTCGCTGACGTCGTCTCTCCCATCCCGTCGGAGACGGACGTTCGCCTCACCGTGGGTGACGAGTACCCGGTGAAGCTCAAGTTCCACGACGAGGACGGCGCGCACGACGTCCAGTATCTCGTCTCGCCACGGGTGAGCAGCTGA
- a CDS encoding YrhK family protein, which produces MATQTSYSGQSLDGEAIRAYLDEHRWVHLSLGLLGNLLFFGGSVLFLFEGRLQTFGVWAFVVGSFLMLVRAVGEGLVTYVEREDDSGSTSG; this is translated from the coding sequence ATGGCGACACAGACTAGCTACTCCGGGCAGTCGCTGGACGGTGAGGCGATACGTGCGTACCTCGACGAACACCGCTGGGTCCACCTGAGCCTCGGACTCCTCGGGAACCTGCTGTTCTTCGGGGGGAGCGTCCTGTTCCTCTTCGAGGGGCGACTCCAGACGTTCGGCGTGTGGGCGTTCGTCGTCGGGTCGTTCCTCATGTTGGTCCGGGCGGTGGGCGAAGGACTGGTCACGTACGTCGAGCGAGAGGACGACTCGGGGAGTACGTCGGGGTGA
- a CDS encoding DUF7838 family putative zinc beta-ribbon protein has protein sequence MSLETQHYCPSCGEETTFYRTASTELHLGLKTKWRCTECDYGFVRIGEDIESDADVSA, from the coding sequence ATGAGCCTCGAGACCCAACACTACTGCCCGAGTTGCGGCGAGGAGACCACGTTCTACCGCACGGCCAGCACGGAACTCCACCTCGGCCTGAAGACCAAGTGGCGCTGTACCGAGTGCGACTACGGCTTCGTCCGCATCGGCGAGGACATCGAGAGCGACGCGGACGTCTCGGCCTGA
- a CDS encoding DUF7282 domain-containing protein, with the protein MDSGRIDRTASQWRRSEHLCASICSPKNTQYASTASKPLSSDNSISSPGHSEARCRSRRGWSRRIHFGLGDTDGVVLPRWLAARHGSPLWTRASDSTTMSEHTNHSGRRTVLKAIGGAGTMLAGAGLTSATVSGETDGVDNESDENGEAFVRFGNQVTDGSYVIVEKVRFTTPGFVSIHLGAEFIGDNGGPVEPPTNIIGYSAFFEPGTYHNVEVPLFVDELLPAVDGTQSRLQEATVLVALPHEDVNGNEEWDFYSVEDPDKAYGFGDTDFAPPLNRTTDIAAVVPLTENLGAFDLSLVTRDIIARAKYDRDFDELSEETTREVEDIYDRQPFSDGVTAESVQTLDELAQERYNRDFEALSERTKGEIEAVYLAQFADTDCPDDES; encoded by the coding sequence ATGGACTCCGGCCGGATCGACCGAACGGCGAGTCAGTGGCGACGGAGCGAACACCTCTGTGCGTCGATTTGTTCACCGAAAAACACCCAGTACGCTAGTACGGCTAGCAAACCTTTATCATCTGACAATAGCATTTCTTCCCCGGGCCATTCGGAGGCGAGGTGTCGCTCGCGGCGGGGGTGGAGTCGACGGATTCACTTCGGACTCGGCGATACTGACGGCGTCGTTCTTCCGAGGTGGCTCGCCGCTCGCCACGGTTCACCACTGTGGACACGGGCGAGCGACTCAACAACCATGAGCGAACACACCAATCACTCGGGCAGACGAACAGTTCTGAAGGCTATCGGCGGTGCGGGCACGATGCTGGCGGGAGCGGGGCTCACGAGTGCGACGGTTAGTGGAGAGACCGACGGGGTCGACAACGAAAGCGACGAAAACGGGGAGGCGTTTGTCCGGTTTGGCAATCAGGTCACGGACGGGTCGTACGTGATCGTCGAGAAGGTACGGTTCACGACACCGGGGTTCGTCTCCATCCATCTCGGGGCGGAGTTCATCGGCGACAACGGGGGACCGGTCGAGCCACCGACGAACATCATCGGCTACTCGGCGTTCTTCGAACCGGGGACGTACCACAACGTCGAAGTTCCGCTATTCGTCGACGAGTTGCTTCCAGCCGTCGACGGAACTCAGTCGCGACTCCAAGAGGCGACCGTCCTCGTCGCGCTTCCCCACGAAGACGTCAACGGAAACGAAGAGTGGGACTTCTACTCGGTAGAGGACCCGGACAAGGCATACGGCTTCGGCGACACCGACTTCGCCCCGCCGCTGAACCGAACGACCGACATTGCGGCGGTCGTCCCCCTCACAGAGAACCTCGGCGCGTTCGACCTCTCGTTGGTGACTCGGGACATCATCGCACGGGCGAAGTATGACCGCGACTTCGACGAATTGAGTGAGGAGACGACCAGAGAGGTCGAGGACATCTACGACCGTCAGCCGTTCTCAGACGGGGTCACAGCCGAAAGCGTCCAGACCCTCGACGAACTCGCCCAAGAGCGCTACAATCGGGACTTCGAGGCGCTGAGCGAGCGGACGAAAGGGGAAATCGAAGCGGTGTACCTCGCGCAGTTCGCCGACACGGACTGCCCCGACGACGAGAGCTGA
- a CDS encoding SWIM zinc finger family protein, with amino-acid sequence MSSASLPDRYRRAMTEDFSVDRRMDGDFEVTNGSHETPGRHVYTVAMEDEAIVDCSCPDSTYRRVVCKHQLAVQQHLIDEGGR; translated from the coding sequence ATGAGTTCCGCGAGCCTCCCGGACCGCTACCGGCGGGCGATGACCGAGGACTTCTCGGTCGACCGGCGGATGGACGGCGACTTCGAGGTGACCAACGGCAGTCACGAGACGCCCGGCCGACACGTCTACACGGTCGCGATGGAGGACGAGGCGATCGTCGACTGCTCGTGCCCGGATTCGACCTACAGGCGCGTCGTCTGCAAGCATCAACTCGCCGTCCAGCAGCACCTCATCGACGAGGGCGGGCGATGA
- a CDS encoding helix-turn-helix domain-containing protein, protein MNGKCEHDTFQLTEEERAAVFTALDRGYFAVPRRASLSEIADELGTTDVEASVRIRTGVDTILKTYSCE, encoded by the coding sequence ATGAACGGGAAATGCGAGCATGATACGTTTCAGTTGACGGAGGAGGAGCGAGCGGCAGTCTTCACCGCACTCGACCGGGGATATTTCGCGGTTCCACGGCGAGCATCACTATCCGAGATCGCCGACGAGCTGGGGACGACTGACGTTGAGGCATCCGTGCGGATTCGAACTGGCGTCGACACCATCTTGAAGACCTACTCATGTGAGTGA
- a CDS encoding winged helix DNA-binding protein encodes MRKEAEWMSRPADDQVLETLREKGTQTPKKLHENTGLAQNYAGERVRELARYGLVDRIARGVYIITDKGESWLDEELDAGTLERREFGDEE; translated from the coding sequence ATGCGCAAGGAGGCGGAGTGGATGAGCAGACCTGCCGACGACCAGGTGCTCGAAACACTCCGCGAGAAGGGGACACAGACTCCTAAGAAGCTCCACGAGAACACGGGCCTTGCGCAGAACTACGCCGGCGAGAGGGTCCGCGAACTTGCGCGGTATGGCCTCGTCGACCGAATCGCTCGCGGGGTCTACATCATCACCGACAAAGGCGAGTCGTGGCTCGACGAAGAACTCGACGCGGGTACCCTTGAGCGTCGAGAGTTCGGAGACGAGGAGTAA
- a CDS encoding HalOD1 output domain-containing protein, whose amino-acid sequence MESEEHDRPTGRLLYETDMDPEEEPSVAVVEAIAKVEECSANDLPERLFTVTDPDALDQVLVDPANAGMATVEFEFCGYRVTLTRDGTLRVATVP is encoded by the coding sequence ATGGAGTCTGAGGAACACGACCGACCGACCGGTCGGCTCCTCTACGAGACGGATATGGACCCCGAGGAGGAACCGAGCGTCGCCGTCGTCGAGGCGATAGCGAAGGTAGAGGAGTGCTCGGCGAACGACCTTCCGGAGCGCCTGTTCACCGTGACGGACCCCGACGCCCTCGACCAAGTGCTGGTCGACCCGGCGAACGCCGGAATGGCGACGGTCGAGTTCGAGTTCTGTGGCTATCGCGTCACCCTGACGCGGGACGGCACGCTCCGAGTCGCTACCGTCCCCTAG
- a CDS encoding acyl-CoA dehydrogenase family protein, producing the protein MDFDLTESQSALRDEVRTFAEETIEPRAAALDANEEYPADVMAELGERRLTGLTLPERFGGRDEGWVELAVVVEELSAAMMPVASALALHHGVAAVLDRFGTDEQRERFLPEMARFETVCALGLSEENAGSDKLAMETRAEHDGNEWVIDGHKRWVTNFLDADYVLTYAKTGPDADAPHSVSAFLVPAEEFEVETVWDTLGARAVKSPKVTLSGVRVPDEAMVGEEGEAYVRRGEVPNGVNLPARGVGIARAALAETREYVRDRRQFGQSVGDFQGVRWRLAEMAQRVDAARLLTFRAAHRADEGGDVARELSMAKVYATEAAVDTASDAMDLHGGIGYTTERPVERYLRDAKLLTVAGGPNDLHRNTVGERVLEG; encoded by the coding sequence ATGGACTTCGACCTCACCGAGTCGCAGTCCGCCCTCCGGGACGAGGTGCGGACGTTCGCCGAGGAGACCATCGAACCGCGGGCGGCGGCCCTCGACGCGAACGAGGAGTACCCCGCCGACGTCATGGCCGAACTGGGCGAGCGGCGATTGACCGGCCTCACCCTCCCCGAACGGTTCGGCGGGCGCGACGAGGGCTGGGTCGAACTCGCGGTCGTCGTCGAGGAACTGTCGGCGGCGATGATGCCCGTCGCGAGCGCACTCGCCCTCCACCACGGCGTCGCGGCCGTACTCGACCGCTTCGGGACCGACGAGCAACGCGAGCGCTTCCTCCCCGAGATGGCTCGCTTCGAGACGGTGTGTGCCCTCGGGTTGAGCGAGGAGAACGCCGGGAGCGACAAACTGGCGATGGAGACGCGGGCGGAACACGACGGGAACGAGTGGGTCATCGACGGCCACAAGCGCTGGGTGACGAACTTCCTCGACGCCGACTACGTCCTCACGTACGCGAAGACCGGCCCGGACGCGGACGCGCCGCACAGCGTCAGCGCCTTTCTCGTCCCGGCCGAGGAGTTCGAGGTGGAGACGGTGTGGGACACCCTCGGGGCGCGCGCCGTGAAGTCGCCGAAGGTCACCCTCTCGGGCGTCCGTGTCCCCGACGAGGCGATGGTCGGCGAGGAGGGCGAGGCCTACGTCCGGCGCGGCGAGGTTCCCAACGGCGTGAACCTCCCCGCGCGTGGGGTCGGCATCGCCCGGGCCGCCCTCGCGGAGACGCGCGAGTACGTCCGCGACCGCCGGCAGTTCGGCCAGTCGGTCGGCGACTTTCAGGGCGTGCGCTGGCGACTCGCGGAGATGGCCCAGCGGGTGGACGCCGCCCGCCTCTTGACGTTCCGGGCCGCACACCGGGCGGACGAGGGCGGGGACGTCGCTCGCGAACTGAGCATGGCGAAGGTGTACGCCACCGAGGCCGCCGTCGACACCGCGAGCGACGCGATGGACCTTCACGGCGGCATCGGCTACACCACCGAGCGACCGGTCGAGCGCTACCTCCGGGACGCGAAACTCCTCACCGTCGCGGGCGGGCCGAACGACCTCCACCGGAACACCGTCGGCGAGCGGGTTCTGGAGGGCTGA
- a CDS encoding ArsR family transcriptional regulator yields MIDADDLGPADRAMLDLLHEGRVTAPYAADETDYSLQYTRDVLGRLVEHGHARKVYEGLYELVSDPRDGT; encoded by the coding sequence ATGATTGACGCCGACGATCTCGGGCCTGCGGACAGAGCGATGCTCGACCTTCTGCACGAGGGGCGCGTCACCGCCCCGTACGCGGCAGATGAAACAGACTACAGTCTTCAATACACCCGTGACGTCCTCGGCCGACTCGTCGAGCACGGTCACGCGAGGAAGGTGTACGAGGGGCTGTACGAACTCGTATCAGACCCCAGAGATGGCACATAG
- a CDS encoding NADH:flavin oxidoreductase, which yields MSEDTLFDEVTLDGHTLANRVGLAPMTRTSATDDGRATEEMARYYTKFAEGGFSFLLTEGVHTDEAHSQGYDNQPGLATDEQVTAWRDVTERVHDVGAPIFAQLMHAGPLVQGNRYTDETVGPSAVEPKGEQLELYGGSGEFATPTALSTEGIEAVRESFVAAAENAVEAGFDGVEVHGANGYLLDSFITDYTNRRDDEYGGSVENRVRFPAEVVAAVQDATPEDFVVGIRLSQTKVNDPEHAWGGEEEAAVVFETLVEAGADYLHVTEEDVTAPAVEGGPTLAKLAARHDAPVVANGGLEDPDRARSAVESGADLVTLGTGALANPDWPRRVAAGRDLDDFDFERTLLPTAELNDHEVPESAD from the coding sequence ATGTCAGAGGACACGCTGTTCGACGAGGTCACGCTGGACGGTCACACGCTCGCCAACCGCGTCGGTCTCGCGCCGATGACCCGGACGAGCGCGACCGACGACGGCCGCGCGACCGAGGAGATGGCCCGGTACTACACCAAGTTCGCCGAGGGTGGCTTCTCGTTTCTCCTCACCGAGGGCGTCCACACCGACGAGGCGCACAGCCAGGGGTACGACAACCAGCCGGGACTCGCCACGGACGAGCAGGTCACCGCGTGGCGGGACGTCACCGAACGGGTCCACGACGTCGGGGCACCCATCTTCGCCCAGTTGATGCACGCCGGCCCGCTCGTACAGGGCAACCGCTACACCGACGAGACGGTCGGCCCCTCCGCCGTCGAGCCGAAGGGCGAACAGCTCGAACTGTACGGCGGCAGCGGCGAGTTCGCGACGCCGACGGCGCTCTCGACGGAGGGTATCGAGGCGGTCCGCGAGTCGTTCGTCGCGGCCGCCGAGAACGCCGTCGAGGCCGGGTTCGACGGCGTCGAGGTCCACGGCGCGAACGGCTACCTCCTCGATTCGTTCATCACGGACTACACGAACCGGCGGGACGACGAATACGGTGGGAGCGTCGAGAACCGCGTGCGGTTCCCCGCGGAGGTCGTCGCCGCCGTCCAGGACGCCACGCCCGAGGACTTCGTCGTCGGCATCCGCCTCTCCCAGACGAAGGTCAACGACCCCGAACACGCCTGGGGCGGCGAGGAGGAGGCCGCCGTCGTCTTCGAGACGCTGGTCGAGGCGGGCGCGGACTACCTCCACGTCACCGAGGAGGACGTCACGGCCCCAGCCGTCGAGGGCGGCCCGACGCTCGCGAAACTGGCCGCCCGACACGACGCACCGGTCGTCGCCAATGGGGGGCTGGAAGACCCCGACCGCGCCCGGAGCGCCGTCGAGAGCGGGGCGGACCTCGTCACCCTCGGTACGGGGGCGCTCGCCAACCCCGACTGGCCGCGCCGCGTCGCCGCCGGCCGCGACCTCGACGACTTCGACTTCGAGCGGACGCTCCTTCCCACCGCGGAACTGAACGACCACGAGGTCCCGGAGTCCGCCGACTGA
- a CDS encoding cob(I)yrinic acid a,c-diamide adenosyltransferase — MKVYTGRGDAGETDLRNMERVSKSSARIEAYGTVDEANSVIGMVRPSGYDDVDEYLREVQNHLHIIQADFADPDDDSDAPRIDEEEVDRLEAWMDGFDDELEPLQSFILPSGSAAGAHLHHARTVARRAERRAVALAREEPVNEHAIAYLNRLSDALFVFARVVNQRDGVPEESPTY; from the coding sequence ATGAAGGTCTACACGGGTCGAGGTGACGCCGGCGAGACGGACCTCCGGAACATGGAACGCGTCTCGAAGAGCAGCGCCCGCATCGAGGCGTACGGTACCGTCGACGAAGCCAACTCAGTCATCGGGATGGTCCGCCCCTCGGGGTACGACGACGTCGACGAGTACCTCCGGGAGGTCCAGAACCACCTCCACATCATCCAGGCGGACTTCGCGGACCCGGACGACGACAGCGACGCCCCCCGCATCGACGAGGAGGAGGTCGACCGACTGGAGGCGTGGATGGACGGGTTCGACGACGAACTCGAACCGCTCCAGTCGTTCATTCTCCCCAGCGGGAGCGCCGCGGGCGCGCACCTCCACCACGCCCGGACCGTCGCCCGCCGCGCCGAGCGTCGGGCCGTCGCGCTCGCGCGCGAGGAGCCCGTCAACGAGCACGCCATCGCCTACCTGAACCGCCTCTCGGACGCGCTGTTCGTCTTCGCGCGCGTGGTCAACCAGCGCGACGGCGTCCCGGAGGAGTCGCCCACCTACTGA
- a CDS encoding Cdc6/Cdc18 family protein, whose protein sequence is MPSFRTQTDIIENDKVLGEDWVPADLPEREEELKQMYEALSPATRGYTPDNMFLYGKAGQGKTAATRYALNDLGSFFDEDRDEELTPVYVSCNELSSSYQLTGQLLVELTDDVTERPNGHAPDILYSRLFSRLEEIGGTIVLVFDEIDAIGDDDQILYQIPRAHSNGKLEEAKVSFIGISNDFSFRDNLSPKVKDTLYDYVIDFPSYDSAQLQDILRRRADIALADDVLAPGVIELCAAYAAKDEGSARQAINHLYKASKMAQTDGADSVTTTHVETAHEVLKRNHVMEGIRGLTPQNKYVLTAVTLLEVRDETPARTGEVYPVYRDIAESVGSEPLVQRRMRDHLQELDLHSQITLTTQTGGIQGGTYYTAELNTDLDATITVLGELDESMWEIANEIRQMAEKRGKI, encoded by the coding sequence ATGCCCTCTTTCCGAACGCAGACGGACATTATCGAGAACGACAAGGTACTCGGGGAGGACTGGGTGCCGGCTGACCTCCCCGAACGGGAGGAGGAACTCAAGCAGATGTACGAGGCGCTCTCGCCCGCGACGAGGGGGTACACCCCGGACAACATGTTCCTCTACGGGAAGGCGGGACAGGGGAAGACGGCGGCGACCCGGTACGCCCTCAACGACCTCGGGTCGTTCTTCGACGAGGACCGGGACGAGGAGTTGACGCCCGTCTACGTCTCGTGCAACGAGTTGAGTTCCTCCTACCAGTTGACGGGCCAGTTGCTCGTCGAACTCACCGACGATGTCACGGAGCGACCGAACGGCCACGCCCCCGACATCCTCTACTCTAGACTATTCTCTAGACTAGAGGAGATCGGAGGAACCATCGTCCTCGTCTTCGACGAGATCGACGCCATCGGCGACGACGACCAGATCCTCTACCAGATTCCCCGCGCACACTCCAACGGGAAACTGGAGGAGGCGAAGGTGTCGTTCATCGGCATCTCCAACGACTTCTCCTTCCGGGACAACCTCTCGCCGAAGGTCAAGGACACCCTCTACGACTACGTCATCGACTTCCCCTCCTACGACTCCGCCCAGCTCCAGGACATCCTCCGCCGCCGGGCCGACATCGCCCTCGCCGACGACGTTCTCGCGCCCGGGGTCATCGAACTCTGTGCCGCCTACGCCGCCAAGGACGAGGGGTCCGCGCGACAGGCCATCAACCACCTGTACAAGGCGAGCAAGATGGCCCAGACCGACGGCGCGGACAGCGTCACGACGACGCACGTCGAGACGGCCCACGAGGTGCTCAAGCGCAACCACGTGATGGAGGGTATCCGTGGCCTGACGCCGCAGAACAAGTACGTGCTGACGGCCGTCACCCTCCTCGAGGTGCGAGACGAGACGCCGGCCCGGACCGGCGAGGTCTACCCCGTCTACCGCGACATCGCCGAGAGCGTCGGGTCAGAACCGCTCGTCCAGCGGCGGATGCGCGACCACCTGCAGGAACTCGACTTACACAGTCAGATCACGCTCACCACGCAGACCGGCGGCATCCAGGGCGGGACGTACTACACCGCGGAACTGAACACCGACCTCGACGCGACCATCACCGTCCTCGGGGAACTGGACGAGTCGATGTGGGAAATCGCCAACGAGATTAGACAGATGGCGGAGAAAAGAGGGAAGATATAG